One genomic window of Nocardioides daphniae includes the following:
- a CDS encoding response regulator, with translation MQKIRVFLLDDHEIVRRGLRHLLEAEDDMTVVGEAGTVEDGRRRVLEQRPDVALLDARLPDGSGFDVARGVREVAPEIRTMILSSYDDEETLVAAFSAGVSGYVLKQIEADSLLDGIREVARGKSLVAPAVASRMMERMRQTQESTVGALADLTSQERRILQLIGAGLTNREIGDRLFLSEKTIKNNVTPLLAKLGVQRRTQAAVLAARLDD, from the coding sequence GTGCAGAAGATCCGGGTCTTCTTGCTGGATGACCACGAGATCGTGCGTCGCGGGCTCCGCCACTTGTTGGAGGCCGAGGACGACATGACGGTCGTCGGCGAGGCCGGCACCGTCGAGGACGGTCGCCGACGAGTGTTGGAGCAGCGACCAGACGTCGCGCTGCTCGACGCGCGCCTTCCCGACGGCTCCGGCTTCGACGTCGCCCGCGGCGTACGCGAGGTCGCTCCCGAGATCAGGACGATGATCCTCAGCAGCTACGACGACGAGGAAACGCTCGTCGCGGCCTTCTCGGCCGGGGTGAGCGGCTACGTGCTCAAGCAGATCGAGGCCGACTCGCTGCTCGACGGCATCCGCGAGGTGGCTCGGGGCAAGTCCCTGGTCGCCCCCGCCGTCGCCTCCCGGATGATGGAGCGGATGCGCCAGACGCAGGAGAGCACCGTCGGCGCGCTGGCCGACCTGACGTCGCAGGAGCGACGCATCCTCCAGCTCATCGGCGCGGGCCTCACCAATCGCGAGATCGGCGACCGGCTCTTCCTCTCGGAGAAGACGATCAAGAACAACGTGACGCCGCTGCTCGCCAAGCTCGGCGTGCAGCGCCGCACCCAGGCGGCCGTGCTCGCCGCCCGCCTCGACGACTGA
- a CDS encoding protein-glutamate methylesterase/protein-glutamine glutaminase gives MPPIRVLVVDDSVVIRRLVTGLLSEDPDIEVVGTAINGRAALQKLETLTPDLVTMDIEMPEMNGIEAVRAIRASGNRVPIVMFSTLTERGASATFDALSAGASDYVPKPANVGSVSRSMEQVRDALIPLIKSLVPRAGSRLSTPARATVGTTAAAAPSVVPPTPATRERRVPATGYRLLAVGSSTGGPEALFTVLTSLPPLPVPVVVVQHMPPVFTTQFAARLDRHCDYPVREATDGAVLAPGTVTIAPGDFHLVVERAGRDLVARLNQQPPENYCRPAVDVLFRSAAVAANGPVLGLVLTGMGQDGARGAQHLVDAGGSVLAQDRATSVVWGMPGAVASAGLAEQLLPLGQVAGEVRRRLAAIQTDDRGGEA, from the coding sequence GTGCCCCCCATCCGCGTGCTCGTCGTCGACGACTCCGTCGTCATCCGACGCCTGGTCACTGGTCTGCTGTCGGAGGACCCCGACATCGAGGTCGTCGGGACCGCCATCAACGGCCGCGCCGCCCTGCAGAAGCTCGAGACGCTCACCCCCGACCTCGTGACGATGGACATCGAGATGCCGGAGATGAACGGCATCGAGGCCGTGCGCGCCATCCGCGCGAGCGGCAACCGGGTCCCGATCGTCATGTTCTCGACGCTCACCGAGCGCGGCGCCTCGGCCACCTTCGACGCCCTCTCCGCAGGCGCCTCGGACTACGTCCCGAAGCCGGCCAACGTCGGCAGCGTCAGCCGCTCCATGGAGCAGGTGCGCGACGCCCTGATCCCGCTCATCAAGTCGCTGGTCCCGCGCGCCGGGTCGCGACTGTCGACGCCTGCCCGGGCGACCGTCGGTACGACGGCAGCTGCGGCGCCCAGCGTCGTACCGCCGACGCCGGCGACCCGCGAGCGACGGGTGCCTGCCACGGGCTACCGCCTGCTCGCCGTGGGCAGCTCGACCGGTGGCCCCGAGGCGCTCTTCACGGTGCTGACCTCGCTGCCGCCGCTGCCGGTCCCGGTCGTCGTGGTGCAGCACATGCCGCCGGTCTTCACCACCCAGTTCGCCGCGCGCCTCGACCGCCACTGCGACTACCCGGTGCGCGAGGCCACCGACGGCGCGGTGCTCGCGCCGGGCACGGTGACCATCGCTCCCGGCGACTTCCACCTGGTGGTGGAGCGCGCCGGCCGTGACCTGGTGGCCCGGCTCAACCAGCAGCCGCCGGAGAACTACTGCCGCCCCGCGGTGGACGTGCTCTTCCGGTCGGCCGCCGTCGCCGCCAACGGCCCGGTGCTCGGCCTGGTGCTCACCGGCATGGGCCAGGACGGTGCCCGCGGCGCCCAGCACCTGGTCGACGCCGGCGGCAGCGTCCTCGCGCAGGACCGCGCCACCTCGGTGGTGTGGGGCATGCCCGGGGCGGTCGCCTCCGCAGGACTCGCCGAGCAGCTGCTGCCCCTGGGGCAGGTCGCCGGTGAGGTTCGACGCCGCCTGGCGGCCATCCAGACCGACGACAGAGGAGGAGAGGCATGA
- the csrA gene encoding carbon storage regulator CsrA encodes MLVLSRRAGESVVVGDEVTVTILEVRGDVVRVGIDAPRSVSVHRAELLAELATSNQGAASPPQEAVATLAEALRRRKD; translated from the coding sequence ATGTTGGTGCTGAGCCGTCGGGCGGGCGAGAGCGTCGTCGTGGGTGACGAGGTCACCGTGACGATCCTCGAGGTCCGCGGTGACGTCGTACGCGTGGGCATCGACGCCCCGCGCTCCGTGAGCGTGCACCGCGCCGAGCTCCTGGCCGAGCTGGCCACGAGCAACCAGGGTGCGGCCTCGCCGCCGCAGGAGGCCGTGGCGACCCTCGCCGAGGCACTCCGCCGCCGCAAGGACTGA
- a CDS encoding chemotaxis protein CheA, producing the protein MDEIVQEFLVESHENLDQLDRDLVALEREPDSRDLLASIFRTIHTIKGTSGFLAFGKLESVTHVGENLLARLRDGKMSMTPQTTDVLLAMVDTVRDLLGAIEAGGDEGDIDVACVVERISAVLEGRAEAAVAEQPAPVEQEAPVEEAPTATVEAPTEVTPAPVAEPVAAPAAAAPAASAVTAPAPLAKAAAEPAEEAPHRRTVADSSIRVDVELLDALMQLVGELVLTRNQIVRQASHQDDVDLVRSAQRLNLIASELQEGVMKTRMQPIDNLWAKLPRVVRDLGAQCGKTVTLSMVGKETELDRSLLEAVKDPLTHLVRNSVDHGLERPETRVAAGKPAEGVLTLRAYHEGGQVVVEVSDDGAGIDPERIATKALEKGLRTSTQLAEMSPNDILQLIFLPGFSTAAAVTNVSGRGVGMDVVRTNIEAIGGTIEIDSVLGRGTTCRLRIPLTLAIVPALTVECAGDRYAIPQVSLLELVALDADRAANAVEDVNGASVYRLRGALLPLVRLTDLLGVESDRSDGHVVIAVLQAEGRRFGLIIDRVLSTEEIVVKPLVTQLKAIGVYSGATILGDGTVALILDVQALARRVLNSDVLEQDQVKETDTRTVVDESLRLLVAGLGSDRKVAIPLSSVTRLENFPASAVEHIGGREVVQYRGGILPLVRLSNFYGTLSDRHDDELVVVIYTVGLRSVAIVVDEIVDIVDDGGELQAEVTAHGVLGSTLVRDRVVEVLDVRAAILSADPTFYEASEFELQPQLQETM; encoded by the coding sequence ATGGATGAGATCGTCCAGGAGTTCCTCGTGGAGAGCCACGAGAACCTGGACCAGCTCGACCGCGACTTGGTGGCCCTCGAACGGGAGCCGGACTCGCGCGACCTGTTGGCCAGCATCTTCAGGACGATCCACACGATCAAGGGCACGAGCGGCTTCCTGGCCTTCGGCAAGCTCGAGTCGGTGACCCACGTCGGGGAGAACCTGCTGGCCCGGCTGCGCGACGGCAAGATGTCGATGACGCCGCAGACCACCGACGTGCTGCTCGCCATGGTCGACACCGTGCGTGACCTGCTCGGCGCGATCGAGGCCGGCGGCGACGAGGGCGACATCGACGTCGCCTGCGTCGTCGAGCGGATCTCCGCCGTCCTCGAGGGACGGGCGGAGGCAGCGGTCGCCGAGCAGCCCGCGCCGGTCGAGCAGGAGGCACCGGTCGAGGAGGCGCCGACCGCGACGGTCGAGGCGCCCACCGAGGTCACCCCGGCCCCCGTGGCCGAGCCTGTCGCCGCCCCCGCGGCCGCCGCTCCCGCAGCCTCCGCGGTCACCGCGCCGGCACCGCTCGCCAAGGCCGCAGCCGAGCCGGCCGAGGAGGCCCCGCACCGGCGTACGGTCGCCGACTCCTCCATCCGCGTCGACGTCGAGCTGCTCGACGCCCTGATGCAGCTGGTCGGTGAGCTGGTGCTCACCCGCAACCAGATCGTGCGGCAGGCCAGCCACCAGGACGACGTCGACCTGGTGCGCTCCGCGCAGCGGCTCAACCTGATCGCCTCCGAGCTGCAGGAGGGGGTCATGAAGACCCGCATGCAGCCCATCGACAACCTCTGGGCCAAGCTGCCGCGCGTCGTGCGCGACCTCGGCGCGCAGTGCGGCAAGACCGTCACCCTGAGCATGGTCGGCAAGGAGACCGAGCTCGACCGCTCGCTCCTCGAGGCGGTCAAGGACCCGCTGACCCACCTGGTGCGCAACAGCGTCGACCACGGGCTCGAGCGGCCCGAGACCCGCGTCGCCGCCGGCAAGCCTGCCGAGGGCGTGCTCACCCTGCGCGCCTACCACGAGGGCGGCCAGGTCGTCGTCGAGGTCAGCGACGACGGCGCCGGCATCGACCCCGAGCGGATCGCGACCAAGGCGCTCGAGAAGGGGCTGCGTACGTCGACCCAGCTCGCGGAGATGTCGCCCAACGACATCCTGCAGCTGATCTTCCTGCCCGGCTTCTCCACCGCGGCGGCCGTCACCAACGTGTCGGGCCGCGGCGTCGGCATGGACGTGGTGCGCACCAACATCGAGGCCATCGGCGGCACCATCGAGATCGACTCGGTGCTGGGCCGTGGCACCACCTGCCGCCTGCGCATCCCGCTGACCCTGGCCATCGTGCCGGCGCTCACCGTCGAGTGCGCGGGCGACCGCTACGCAATCCCCCAGGTCAGCCTGCTCGAGCTCGTCGCGCTCGACGCCGACCGGGCCGCCAACGCGGTCGAGGACGTCAACGGTGCCTCGGTCTACCGCCTGCGCGGCGCGCTGCTCCCGCTGGTCCGCCTGACCGACCTGCTGGGCGTGGAGTCCGACCGCTCCGACGGCCACGTCGTGATCGCCGTCCTCCAGGCCGAGGGCCGACGCTTCGGCCTGATCATCGACCGCGTCCTGTCGACCGAGGAGATCGTGGTCAAGCCGCTGGTCACCCAGCTCAAGGCCATCGGCGTCTACTCCGGCGCCACGATCCTGGGCGACGGCACCGTCGCGCTGATCCTCGACGTCCAGGCGCTGGCCCGGCGCGTGCTCAACAGCGACGTGCTCGAGCAGGACCAGGTCAAGGAGACCGACACGCGCACGGTCGTCGACGAGAGTCTGCGCCTGCTGGTCGCCGGGCTGGGCAGCGACCGCAAGGTGGCGATCCCGCTCTCCTCGGTCACCCGCCTGGAGAACTTCCCGGCCTCCGCCGTCGAGCACATCGGTGGCCGCGAGGTCGTGCAGTACCGCGGCGGCATCCTGCCGCTGGTCAGGCTCAGCAACTTCTACGGCACGCTCAGCGACCGTCACGACGACGAGCTCGTCGTGGTCATCTACACCGTCGGCCTGCGCAGCGTGGCGATCGTGGTCGACGAGATCGTCGACATCGTCGACGACGGTGGCGAGCTCCAGGCCGAGGTCACCGCCCACGGAGTCCTGGGCTCGACCCTCGTCCGTGACCGGGTCGTCGAGGTGCTCGACGTCCGGGCCGCGATCCTCTCGGCCGACCCCACGTTCTACGAGGCCTCGGAGTTCGAGCTCCAGCCCCAGCTGCAGGAGACGATGTGA
- a CDS encoding methyl-accepting chemotaxis protein: protein MPITINWTVRRRLTTIAANGVLSAVVVASVAYVGFRELNEDTEKLGRLQEAIGVIHALDTRSSELKVDGLKAAVYADNARFAQDVVDDSAKITALVAELEALDLEADEETTAAFKQAWVGYTTTISEFVELAIADRPAAVRRVDEVQVANDAIDEVLSATIETIRASVEQKTAEAESTRTTVQTWLVVVVLATLLVMVGLAVAIARTIVRPLDDTVAALTRFAGGDLSQRVPERSTAEFGQLERALNQAIDSTDRVVGNVADSAQALATAATEMSSSALQISAGAGQTAAQAGLVSAASAEVSRNVQTVAAGSEQMTASIREIAHSANEAARVASDGVRTVESTNATVAKLGESSQEIGNVVKVITSIAEQTNLLALNATIEAARAGEAGKGFAVVANEVKELAQETARATEDIARRVETIQSDTTGAVAAIGEIDAIIRSINDYQLTIASAVEEQTATTNEMSRNVADAATGADQITDNIVGVAQAAESTREGVEQTEVATQDLARMSADLQSQIGHFTRA from the coding sequence ATGCCCATCACGATCAACTGGACGGTCCGCCGCCGGCTGACGACCATCGCCGCCAACGGCGTCCTGAGCGCCGTGGTCGTCGCGTCCGTCGCCTACGTCGGCTTCCGCGAGCTCAACGAGGACACCGAGAAGCTCGGCCGCCTGCAGGAGGCCATCGGGGTGATCCACGCCCTGGACACCCGCTCCAGCGAGCTCAAGGTCGACGGCCTCAAGGCGGCCGTCTACGCGGACAACGCGCGCTTCGCCCAGGACGTCGTCGACGACAGCGCGAAGATCACCGCGCTCGTCGCCGAGCTCGAGGCGCTCGACCTCGAGGCCGACGAGGAGACCACGGCTGCCTTCAAGCAGGCGTGGGTCGGCTACACGACCACGATCAGCGAGTTCGTCGAGCTGGCCATCGCCGACCGCCCCGCAGCGGTGCGGCGCGTCGACGAGGTTCAGGTCGCCAACGACGCGATCGACGAGGTCCTCTCCGCGACGATCGAGACCATCCGGGCCTCCGTCGAGCAGAAGACGGCCGAGGCGGAGAGCACCCGTACGACGGTCCAGACGTGGCTGGTCGTGGTCGTGCTGGCGACGCTCCTCGTCATGGTGGGGCTGGCCGTCGCCATCGCCCGCACCATCGTCCGGCCGCTCGACGACACGGTCGCCGCGCTGACGCGCTTCGCCGGGGGAGACCTCAGCCAGCGGGTGCCTGAGCGCTCGACGGCCGAGTTCGGACAGCTCGAGCGGGCCCTCAACCAGGCGATCGACTCCACCGACCGGGTCGTCGGCAACGTCGCCGACTCGGCGCAGGCGCTGGCCACCGCGGCCACGGAGATGTCGTCGTCGGCCCTGCAGATCTCGGCCGGTGCCGGACAGACCGCCGCCCAGGCCGGCCTCGTCTCGGCCGCCTCTGCGGAGGTGAGCCGCAACGTGCAGACGGTGGCGGCGGGCTCGGAGCAGATGACCGCGTCGATCCGGGAGATCGCCCACTCGGCCAACGAGGCTGCTCGCGTGGCCTCCGACGGCGTGCGCACCGTGGAGTCGACCAACGCCACCGTCGCCAAGCTGGGGGAGTCGTCGCAGGAGATCGGCAACGTGGTCAAGGTGATCACCTCGATCGCGGAGCAGACCAACCTGCTGGCCCTCAACGCGACCATCGAGGCCGCGCGTGCGGGCGAGGCCGGCAAGGGCTTTGCGGTGGTGGCCAACGAGGTCAAGGAGCTCGCGCAGGAGACGGCGCGGGCCACGGAGGACATCGCTCGTCGTGTGGAGACGATCCAGTCCGACACGACCGGTGCGGTGGCTGCGATCGGTGAGATCGACGCGATCATCCGGTCGATCAACGACTACCAGCTGACGATCGCCTCGGCGGTGGAGGAGCAGACCGCCACCACCAACGAGATGAGCCGCAACGTGGCCGACGCCGCCACCGGGGCCGACCAGATCACCGACAACATCGTCGGCGTCGCCCAGGCCGCCGAGAGCACGCGTGAGGGCGTCGAGCAGACGGAGGTGGCCACGCAGGACCTGGCCCGGATGTCGGCCGACCTTCAGTCCCAGATCGGGCACTTCACCCGTGCCTGA
- a CDS encoding CheR family methyltransferase: protein MSLAADAFAFVRDHVRAESAIVLDTGKEYLVESRLLPLARTHGQADVNELVRHAQRTRDPLLLRKIVEALTTNETSFYRDNDPFVALRQDVLPALAARRPQRRLRIWTAACSTGQEPYSVAMAVRETPAVQRFDVEILGTDISEEVLEKARRAEYSQLEVNRGLPATTLVRYFQRSGASWRLDPEIASMVRFSRLNLTRNFGPIGQFDVVFLRNVLIYFDVETKREVLRRVRQVMAPDGYLFLGAAEMTMGVDDAWERLPAGRSSVYRIREGAAAMAR, encoded by the coding sequence ATGAGCCTCGCTGCTGACGCCTTCGCATTCGTGCGCGACCACGTCCGGGCCGAGAGCGCGATCGTGCTCGACACGGGCAAGGAGTACCTGGTCGAGTCGCGCCTGCTCCCGCTGGCCCGCACCCACGGTCAGGCCGACGTCAACGAGCTCGTCCGGCACGCCCAGCGCACCCGCGACCCCTTGCTGCTGCGCAAGATCGTCGAGGCGCTGACCACCAACGAGACCTCGTTCTACCGCGACAACGACCCCTTCGTGGCCCTGCGCCAGGACGTGCTCCCGGCGCTGGCCGCGCGCCGTCCGCAGCGCCGCCTGCGGATCTGGACCGCCGCCTGCTCGACCGGCCAGGAGCCCTACAGCGTCGCCATGGCCGTGCGCGAGACGCCGGCCGTGCAGCGCTTCGACGTCGAGATCCTCGGCACCGACATCTCCGAGGAGGTCCTGGAGAAGGCGCGCCGTGCCGAGTACTCCCAGCTGGAGGTCAACCGCGGCCTGCCGGCGACCACCCTGGTGCGCTACTTCCAGCGCTCCGGCGCGAGCTGGAGGCTCGACCCCGAGATCGCCTCGATGGTGAGGTTCTCCCGGCTGAACCTGACCCGCAACTTCGGCCCGATCGGCCAGTTCGACGTCGTCTTCCTGCGCAACGTGCTCATCTACTTCGACGTGGAGACCAAGCGCGAGGTGCTGCGCCGGGTCCGCCAGGTGATGGCGCCCGACGGCTACCTGTTCCTCGGCGCGGCGGAGATGACGATGGGCGTCGACGACGCCTGGGAGCGCCTCCCCGCCGGCCGTTCGTCGGTCTACCGGATCCGGGAGGGTGCTGCCGCGATGGCACGGTGA
- a CDS encoding MFS transporter: protein MTATTPIWGKLADLFDQKVLTQTALSIFALGSLIAGFSTSMEMLIGARVIQGLGIGGLTALVQVVIASMVPPRERGRYAGYMGSVFAVATVSGPLVGGLVVDTLGWRWCFWVSLPFAVAAWFLLQATLKLPARPRKDVTIDYVGSLLLMAGVSLLLVWVSLAGNQFDWGSTTSFVLLGASVLVLSVATYWEAKVAVDPVIPLRLFRDRTTTLATLASITVGVAMFGSGVYLSQYFQLARGMSPTKAGLMSICMVAGTLVAGILSGKLISDTGKWKRYLVGGSVLVMVGLGLLGTIDRETDLVVVGLFMAVLGIGVGAIQQNLVLAVQNNTAFADMGAASALVAFFRSIGGSAGVAALGAVVAHQVSDSVTAGLARLGIALTGSGDSHSVPKLDELPAPVRLLFENAYGDAIATVFALTVPFALFSFVCILFIKEVPLRRTVQRSDELKVAAAEPSVPVAKS, encoded by the coding sequence ATGACCGCCACCACCCCCATCTGGGGCAAGCTGGCCGACCTCTTCGACCAGAAGGTCCTCACCCAGACCGCGCTCAGCATCTTCGCCCTCGGCTCGCTGATCGCCGGCTTCTCCACCTCGATGGAGATGCTGATCGGCGCCCGCGTCATCCAAGGCCTAGGCATCGGCGGCCTCACCGCCCTGGTGCAGGTCGTCATCGCCAGCATGGTGCCGCCGCGGGAGCGCGGCAGGTACGCCGGCTACATGGGCTCGGTCTTCGCCGTCGCCACCGTCTCGGGCCCGCTCGTCGGCGGCCTGGTCGTCGACACCCTCGGCTGGCGCTGGTGCTTCTGGGTCAGCCTGCCCTTCGCGGTGGCCGCCTGGTTCCTGCTGCAGGCCACCCTGAAGCTCCCGGCACGCCCGCGCAAGGACGTCACCATCGACTACGTCGGGTCGCTGCTGCTGATGGCCGGCGTCTCGCTGCTCCTGGTCTGGGTCTCCCTGGCCGGCAACCAGTTCGACTGGGGCTCCACGACCAGCTTCGTCCTGCTCGGCGCCTCCGTGCTGGTGCTCTCCGTGGCCACCTACTGGGAGGCCAAGGTCGCCGTCGACCCGGTGATCCCGCTGCGCCTCTTCCGCGACCGCACCACCACCCTGGCCACGCTCGCCTCGATCACGGTCGGCGTCGCGATGTTCGGCTCCGGCGTCTACCTCAGCCAGTACTTCCAGCTCGCCCGCGGCATGAGCCCCACCAAGGCCGGCCTGATGAGCATCTGCATGGTCGCCGGCACGCTGGTGGCCGGCATCCTGAGCGGCAAGCTGATCTCCGACACCGGGAAGTGGAAGCGCTACCTGGTCGGCGGCTCGGTGCTCGTGATGGTGGGTCTGGGCCTGCTCGGCACGATCGACCGCGAGACCGACCTGGTCGTCGTCGGCCTCTTCATGGCCGTGCTCGGCATCGGCGTCGGCGCGATCCAGCAGAACCTCGTGCTGGCCGTGCAGAACAACACCGCCTTCGCCGACATGGGTGCCGCCTCCGCGCTGGTCGCGTTCTTCCGCTCGATCGGCGGGTCGGCCGGTGTCGCCGCCCTGGGGGCCGTCGTGGCCCACCAGGTCTCCGACTCGGTGACGGCCGGCCTGGCGCGGCTCGGCATCGCACTCACCGGGTCGGGCGACTCCCACTCGGTGCCCAAGCTCGACGAGCTGCCGGCGCCCGTGCGCCTGCTCTTCGAGAACGCCTACGGCGACGCGATCGCCACGGTCTTCGCGCTGACGGTGCCCTTCGCCCTCTTCTCCTTCGTCTGCATCCTCTTCATCAAGGAGGTGCCGCTGCGTCGCACGGTGCAGCGCTCCGACGAGCTGAAGGTGGCCGCGGCCGAGCCGTCCGTCCCTGTGGCGAAGTCGTGA
- a CDS encoding methyl-accepting chemotaxis protein, which yields MQRFLRDRSVGTKTMAAVTIAGLVAMLVGAIGILSLQALSEDAQALYDENLMGVEHVAEMRIAVDGMRSAARDAVIATSREDKKAALEKLEQRFATMEEAARAFEATGLDDTSRELVARQTESATAYRQMQTGRMADLAMASDLKGWDAANRTEVEPLASAMEESLQELTTHELEQAAAAVEAIQADYRSTRRTNIAVLFFGLALAGALAYWIARTLARNIGLVKNVIDGLAEGDLTRRAGVVNRDEMGDMAEGLDLATERMREAIGAVVDSADAVNAVVTQLSAGSQQIAAAAEETSVQASVVSSAAEEVSRNVQTVAAGSEEMTASIREIAHSANEAARVASDAVRTVESTNATVSKLGESSQEIGNVVKVITSIAEQTNLLALNATIEAARAGEAGKGFAVVANEVKELAQETARATEDIARRVETIQSDTTGAVAAIGEIDAIIRSINDYQLTIASAVEEQTATTNEMGRNVTDASTGTQQIAENIDGVSQAATETTEGVAQAHAAVGEIARLTAGLRTAVGQFKA from the coding sequence GTGCAGCGCTTCCTGCGCGACCGCAGCGTCGGCACCAAGACCATGGCTGCCGTGACGATCGCCGGCCTCGTCGCCATGCTGGTCGGCGCCATCGGCATCCTCTCCCTGCAGGCGCTGAGCGAGGACGCCCAAGCTCTCTACGACGAGAACCTGATGGGCGTCGAGCACGTCGCCGAGATGCGCATCGCCGTCGACGGCATGCGTTCCGCCGCGCGCGACGCCGTCATCGCCACGTCCCGCGAGGACAAGAAGGCGGCGCTCGAGAAGCTCGAGCAGCGCTTCGCGACGATGGAGGAGGCGGCGCGTGCGTTCGAGGCGACCGGCCTCGACGACACCAGCCGCGAGCTGGTCGCGCGCCAGACCGAGAGTGCGACCGCCTACCGGCAGATGCAGACCGGCCGGATGGCCGACCTGGCCATGGCCAGCGACCTGAAGGGCTGGGACGCGGCCAACCGCACCGAGGTCGAGCCGCTCGCCTCGGCCATGGAGGAGAGCCTCCAGGAGCTCACCACCCACGAGCTCGAGCAGGCCGCTGCCGCAGTGGAGGCCATCCAGGCCGACTACCGCTCCACGCGCCGCACCAACATCGCCGTGCTGTTCTTCGGCCTGGCGCTCGCCGGCGCGCTGGCCTACTGGATCGCGCGCACGCTGGCGCGCAACATCGGCCTGGTGAAGAACGTCATCGACGGCCTCGCCGAGGGCGACCTGACCCGTCGGGCCGGCGTGGTGAACCGCGACGAGATGGGCGACATGGCCGAGGGCCTCGACCTGGCGACCGAACGCATGCGCGAGGCCATCGGCGCGGTCGTCGACTCCGCCGACGCGGTCAACGCGGTGGTGACCCAGCTCTCCGCGGGGTCGCAGCAGATCGCGGCGGCGGCCGAGGAGACCTCGGTCCAGGCCAGCGTCGTCTCCAGCGCTGCCGAGGAGGTCAGTCGCAACGTGCAGACGGTGGCGGCCGGCTCGGAGGAGATGACGGCGTCCATCCGGGAGATCGCGCACTCGGCCAACGAGGCTGCGCGGGTGGCCTCCGACGCGGTGCGCACGGTGGAGTCGACCAACGCGACGGTCTCGAAGCTGGGGGAGTCGAGCCAGGAGATCGGCAACGTGGTCAAGGTGATCACCTCGATCGCGGAGCAGACCAACCTGCTGGCCCTCAACGCGACCATCGAGGCCGCGCGTGCGGGCGAGGCCGGCAAGGGCTTTGCGGTGGTGGCCAACGAGGTCAAGGAGCTCGCGCAGGAGACGGCGCGGGCGACCGAGGACATCGCCCGTCGTGTGGAGACGATCCAGTCCGACACGACCGGTGCGGTGGCTGCGATCGGTGAGATCGACGCGATCATCCGGTCGATCAACGACTACCAGCTGACGATCGCCTCGGCGGTGGAGGAGCAGACGGCGACGACCAACGAGATGGGTCGCAACGTCACCGACGCCTCCACGGGCACCCAGCAGATCGCCGAGAACATCGACGGCGTCTCCCAGGCCGCGACCGAGACCACCGAGGGCGTCGCCCAGGCGCACGCCGCGGTCGGTGAGATCGCCCGCCTCACCGCGGGACTGCGTACGGCCGTGGGCCAGTTCAAGGCCTGA
- a CDS encoding chemotaxis protein CheW: MSTRLVTFTLDGHLYGVDVASVQEVLRGQPQTRIPLAPESVSGLINLRGQVLSAVELRARLGLPDRAADQEAMLVVVRVAGETIALLVDTIGAVIDVDEEQFELPPDTLTGASREFLHGAYKLEGQLLLALDVERAVAA, from the coding sequence GTGAGCACCCGACTGGTCACCTTCACCCTCGACGGACACCTCTACGGCGTCGACGTCGCGTCGGTCCAGGAGGTCCTCCGTGGGCAGCCCCAGACCCGCATCCCGCTGGCCCCGGAGAGCGTCTCCGGCCTGATCAACCTGCGTGGCCAGGTGCTCAGCGCCGTCGAGCTGCGGGCCCGTCTCGGGCTGCCTGACCGTGCCGCCGACCAGGAGGCGATGCTCGTCGTCGTCCGGGTCGCCGGCGAGACGATCGCGCTGCTGGTCGACACCATCGGTGCCGTGATCGACGTGGACGAGGAGCAGTTCGAGCTCCCGCCCGACACCCTGACCGGAGCTTCTCGGGAGTTCCTGCACGGTGCGTACAAGCTCGAGGGCCAGCTCCTGCTCGCCCTGGACGTCGAGCGCGCCGTGGCCGCCTGA
- a CDS encoding methyl-accepting chemotaxis protein produces the protein MAEQTNLLALNATIEAARAGEAGKGFAVVANEVKELAQELAQETARATEDIARRVETIQGDAAGAVGAIGEIDAIIRSINDYQLTIASAVEEQTATTNEMGRNVADASTGTGQVAENIVGVSQAAASTTEAVAQAHTAVTDIAQMAASLRTSVSCFRV, from the coding sequence ATCGCCGAGCAGACCAACCTGCTGGCCCTCAACGCGACCATCGAGGCCGCCCGTGCCGGCGAGGCCGGCAAGGGCTTCGCGGTGGTGGCCAACGAGGTCAAGGAGCTCGCGCAGGAACTCGCGCAGGAGACCGCGCGGGCGACCGAGGACATCGCCCGTCGGGTCGAGACCATCCAGGGTGACGCCGCTGGGGCCGTCGGTGCCATCGGTGAGATCGACGCGATCATCCGCTCCATCAACGACTACCAGCTGACCATCGCCTCCGCGGTTGAGGAGCAGACCGCGACGACCAACGAGATGGGCCGCAACGTCGCGGACGCCTCGACCGGCACCGGCCAGGTCGCCGAGAACATCGTGGGTGTCTCGCAGGCGGCCGCCTCCACCACGGAGGCCGTCGCCCAGGCCCACACGGCTGTCACGGACATTGCCCAGATGGCGGCGAGCCTGCGCACCAGCGTGAGCTGCTTCCGCGTCTGA